From the genome of Blautia pseudococcoides, one region includes:
- a CDS encoding NTP transferase domain-containing protein: MIKTAAGILVGGKSSRMGRNKASLTWNGNTFLHTLIDVCRDFPEIYVSVDDRSKYQDLSCTVVEDEEREYGPLEGIYQILKQMDAPYAVMLATDMPMISPEFLQALVSRLTGEEDCLVLRKEGRPQPLCSVYAKRVLPTVEKMRRNREHKPGLLFQRVNTRYVDLEELGFGEAVIANVNTPEEYEQLCFRYGRRLQEFAPFVRKKLSHGKVLVCYLDGVGYRMYKSAVDKGSVPFMSRSFSVIPVRTVEPPVTNPAMATMITGELPVVHGVYSRKDRELRVPTLFSKRSREDTAFLEGDTRILKTELPPRLHVAAKGKGCDHWIYQAACRAAKEGKSFIFAHFHEIDDAAHAFGPYSSACMEKLEEADRYIEGLSKIFSGEILLISDHGMHETRDGGNHGESVLPCAVKDKHERSSCLYAMEDMLAIWGERI, translated from the coding sequence ATGATAAAGACAGCAGCAGGGATTCTGGTTGGAGGAAAGAGCAGCAGAATGGGAAGAAATAAGGCGTCCCTTACATGGAACGGGAACACATTTCTGCACACTCTTATAGATGTCTGCCGGGATTTCCCCGAAATCTATGTTTCGGTGGATGATAGGAGTAAATATCAGGATTTATCCTGCACGGTTGTGGAGGATGAGGAGAGAGAATACGGCCCCTTAGAGGGGATTTACCAGATATTAAAGCAAATGGATGCACCGTATGCTGTGATGCTTGCCACTGACATGCCCATGATAAGCCCGGAATTTCTGCAGGCGCTGGTGTCACGTCTTACCGGTGAGGAAGACTGCCTGGTGCTCAGAAAAGAAGGAAGGCCTCAGCCTCTGTGCAGTGTGTACGCGAAACGGGTTCTTCCCACGGTGGAAAAAATGCGCAGAAACCGGGAACACAAGCCCGGACTTCTGTTCCAACGGGTGAATACCAGGTATGTGGATCTGGAAGAATTGGGATTTGGAGAGGCAGTCATTGCCAATGTGAACACACCTGAAGAATATGAACAGCTCTGTTTTCGTTATGGCAGACGACTTCAGGAATTTGCCCCTTTTGTCAGGAAAAAATTAAGCCATGGAAAAGTACTGGTATGTTATCTGGACGGAGTGGGGTACCGGATGTATAAAAGTGCAGTGGACAAAGGCAGTGTGCCCTTTATGAGCCGCAGTTTTTCCGTGATTCCGGTGAGGACCGTGGAGCCGCCGGTGACCAATCCTGCCATGGCAACCATGATAACAGGGGAACTGCCTGTTGTGCACGGCGTATATTCCAGAAAAGACAGGGAACTGCGGGTTCCCACTTTGTTTTCAAAAAGGAGCAGGGAGGATACTGCCTTTTTGGAGGGAGATACCAGAATTTTAAAGACAGAACTGCCGCCAAGACTCCATGTGGCGGCAAAAGGAAAAGGATGCGATCATTGGATTTACCAGGCTGCATGCAGAGCAGCCAAAGAAGGAAAATCGTTTATTTTTGCCCATTTCCATGAGATTGATGACGCGGCCCATGCGTTTGGTCCGTACAGTTCTGCGTGTATGGAAAAACTGGAAGAGGCGGACAGATATATAGAGGGACTTTCTAAAATTTTTTCCGGAGAGATCCTGCTGATCAGCGACCATGGAATGCATGAGACCCGGGACGGAGGCAATCACGGGGAAAGCGTCCTCCCGTGTGCCGTTAAAGATAAGCATGAGAGATCATCCTGTCTGTATGCCATGGAGGACATGCTTGCAATCTGGGGTGAGCGGATATGA
- the mobB gene encoding molybdopterin-guanine dinucleotide biosynthesis protein B: MKICTIVGVRKSGKTTTVTGLIKELKKRGYRVGTVKSVFCPEFSLDISDSNTWRHREAGADLVCVKGKKETDILLPADSSGDFYEKLPVDFLLLEGEYELCVPRIICAHKDAEVQERLTEETIAAAGRLAVEKKTYGGLRVYHSVEEIHELADLLETLPEAGFPLRKRPMFQKAAAFCQCGCHKAEKKLAHKKKLTAHPAGTDRKHIFLTGEKGVGKSTLLNRIVEKLGIVPVGYQTLPYEIGGVQKGFYLHSLMPMGEYENDSPILIRTGKGRKTAIPETFETLGTAVMGKVKDMPEKTVLIDELGKAEADAPGFQEALFSCLDTQSLVLGVLQKKTGAFTQAVAERQDVEVYEVTEKNRELLLDQICKKIKGFL; this comes from the coding sequence TTGAAAATCTGTACAATTGTTGGTGTGAGAAAATCCGGTAAGACCACAACAGTCACCGGACTTATAAAAGAACTGAAAAAGCGGGGATACCGGGTGGGAACCGTAAAAAGTGTATTCTGCCCCGAATTTTCCCTGGACATATCTGACAGTAATACATGGAGACACAGGGAGGCGGGCGCTGACCTGGTCTGCGTGAAAGGAAAAAAGGAGACAGACATTCTCCTTCCGGCGGACAGCAGCGGGGATTTCTATGAAAAGCTGCCTGTGGATTTTCTACTACTGGAGGGCGAGTATGAACTCTGCGTGCCCAGGATTATCTGCGCACACAAGGATGCGGAGGTTCAGGAGCGTCTGACAGAGGAGACGATTGCCGCAGCAGGCAGGCTGGCAGTAGAAAAGAAGACATACGGCGGTCTCAGGGTCTATCATTCTGTGGAGGAAATCCATGAGCTGGCAGATTTACTGGAAACACTTCCGGAGGCAGGATTTCCACTGAGAAAGCGTCCCATGTTCCAAAAGGCTGCAGCTTTTTGTCAGTGCGGCTGTCACAAGGCTGAGAAAAAGCTGGCCCATAAGAAAAAACTCACGGCTCATCCGGCCGGGACGGATAGAAAGCATATTTTCCTGACAGGGGAAAAAGGAGTTGGCAAGAGTACACTTTTGAACCGCATAGTGGAAAAACTGGGAATTGTGCCTGTGGGATACCAAACACTGCCTTATGAAATCGGCGGTGTCCAGAAGGGATTTTATCTGCACAGTCTTATGCCTATGGGAGAATATGAGAATGACAGCCCAATTCTTATACGCACCGGTAAAGGCAGGAAGACAGCCATCCCGGAAACCTTTGAGACACTGGGCACTGCGGTGATGGGAAAGGTGAAGGACATGCCGGAGAAAACAGTGCTGATAGATGAACTGGGGAAAGCGGAGGCGGATGCGCCTGGGTTCCAGGAAGCATTGTTTTCCTGTCTGGATACCCAGAGTCTTGTCCTGGGAGTCCTGCAGAAAAAGACAGGCGCTTTTACGCAGGCAGTGGCAGAGAGGCAGGATGTGGAGGTCTATGAAGTTACAGAAAAGAACAGAGAACTGCTGTTGGACCAAATCTGTAAAAAAATTAAGGGATTCCTTTAA
- a CDS encoding fibronectin type III domain-containing protein, with amino-acid sequence MKKLCAWLLVSGMLLQTPGTTVFAAGPGQSGRFLDAGGQARREEAGISLLTEKQEKQAEVPKNGEMPGEQIEAPITGEGSGAPATGETPGGQTGTPATGETPGGQTGAPATGETPGDQTGAPATGETSGDQAEAPKKEETPGSQEESGKQSGAQEEQNGETTPGAEAGNGTLQGQLHLSLIYTLPYSDLETLNSGLQAVLTREGQQFDAAFSMQEGESVSKKAEASFVDLEPGEYHLHISGGSFAAYDQDVVIQAMDQKMQFLDVYTGMDLSDMEKHPGVVGYGDVDHDGVIDENDKTQLIQAIHQENTESAYDLNQDQKVDLVDLQWFSYSYGYEKTEAYVTRSYLLDEIAANVGASTQVAEGSVESILGDGGSVSLKPANDEEISAENPVELQLDLEKRSDILAGALVLTPPRDSANIIQAGTVTVEYEDENGQPQTIEVPISSAAMFALTAAQAVMEPDGTIIVNLGKQVAVKKVVIKVTDTGGSKLADISKVEFLNGMEDRIPAPVMNIPDQVKAEPGDKKFTVTWNAQTNVAGYEVMVKKDGKSKVYPTAENSILITSFGTEKMKNNEEYTVQVRSVNGDWSSAYSEAVTVIPKPSKAPDAPENVNIAGGYRKLDITWKQMEDTDSYTLYYREKGTEAFEKKEEIKQNKYQLTDLKDSTTYEICLTGTNEMGTSGKSKIYAGETTDINPAVTSNYKLINTPLEGGGLTAHITSIDYPSAKPETDAAVADNDYTTSWSLNSWDAGGFNAGKPSPIITFDQSYEMDRLVVVPDEKQQYAYGYAKTKYWDENGTEKMIDGHFTQKKSVNGKVYYEFNYSQPFKAKRIQINFAMAWAPSDGRVSIAEMKFYYYDSLEKEVDGLFADTMHVELREDVTAAVIEELEKRADTPDEVTGDHHPKRELLLSDLAYAKELLNDKNAGRVMKVDTSVTKKKDGALGFSGGLNAWQPLGISAHAGEELAVYVGRDDADLGANTNLNLVATQYHAESGNWSKVVVQNLKNGKNEVTIPQIGSLNTEHGGSLYVEFTGNNDALNMSVRVSGGQEIPKLDLSGAADETEAKDAVRAYVEKLNTYVPEIAELHKKLHEGKKESGCDYSYDKQNCILGATDIVLNQMMYSVSAEQILNGINSRLKSQGKDITPDNQTEVLYESCQAMEQMVTLFYQHKGLGDYHGDKTLTAQYGSKNSLPSSRLNIRYMRMFSGAFMYAGGLHIGIEWGSIAGLARSVPVQSDNGRYVSGQLFGWGIAHEIGHIINQPSYAIAEITNNYYSILAQAKETNDSVRYKYEDVYKKVTSGTKGRAENVFTSLAMYWQLHLAYDDGYNYKTYENYEEQFNSLFFARVDAYARNTAIAPAPDGIALTIPKDTDNTLIRLSCAAAEKNLLEFFEQWGMTPDEDTIAYASQFEAETRRISYITDEARAYRIEGGESTAAQAAVSAALAYVPNSNQVTITLANDAADQNSMLGYEIYRNGQVIGFAEANDGIVTYTDTIASMNNRVFTYEVVGYDKLLQQTEKVTADTVKISNDGSVAKDGWKITTNMTSSSDQHEEGNEDNPEGSTVSGIGSICNNDYTDVYTGEAKSPELVISFGRTLQAAAFKITAADTKTAVKNFDAYISQDGKQWTPVKTGSLAYSENTAVSYFNKEGDSWMYTYDAAYLKLKIKGQSTVSLSEIDILGPTGDNVELLENGMGILDEDYSYDENGGRIPAGSLIFTGEYKGNPSYNVVKLYDQDGNILDGSQLIFAEVPAEGELGEVSSGTWIYYMEPDQIPAGVTSVRAELYRVDDAHTNEGERLVSDTLPMDVPNPLPPIHLTDNHEEGN; translated from the coding sequence ATGAAAAAGTTATGTGCCTGGCTGCTTGTATCAGGTATGCTTTTGCAGACACCCGGAACCACCGTATTTGCCGCTGGGCCGGGGCAGAGCGGGAGATTTTTAGACGCTGGCGGACAGGCCCGGAGGGAAGAGGCAGGCATCAGCCTGCTGACGGAGAAGCAGGAAAAACAGGCGGAGGTACCGAAGAATGGTGAGATGCCGGGAGAGCAGATAGAAGCGCCGATAACAGGTGAGGGATCAGGAGCGCCGGCCACAGGTGAGACGCCGGGAGGCCAGACGGGAACGCCGGCCACAGGTGAGACGCCGGGAGGCCAGACGGGAGCGCCGGCCACAGGTGAGACGCCGGGAGACCAGACGGGAGCGCCGGCCACAGGTGAGACGTCAGGAGACCAGGCAGAAGCACCGAAGAAAGAAGAGACACCGGGCAGCCAGGAGGAGTCAGGGAAACAGTCCGGTGCGCAGGAGGAGCAGAATGGGGAAACAACACCCGGAGCGGAAGCAGGGAATGGGACGCTGCAAGGCCAGCTCCATCTGAGTCTGATCTACACGCTTCCTTACAGTGACCTGGAGACTTTGAACAGTGGATTGCAGGCGGTTCTTACAAGGGAAGGCCAGCAGTTTGACGCGGCTTTTTCCATGCAGGAAGGGGAGAGCGTTTCTAAAAAGGCGGAGGCTTCTTTTGTGGATCTGGAACCCGGAGAATATCATCTTCATATAAGCGGAGGCAGTTTTGCCGCATATGACCAGGACGTGGTAATACAGGCCATGGATCAAAAGATGCAGTTTCTGGATGTCTATACAGGAATGGATTTATCTGACATGGAGAAACATCCCGGTGTGGTAGGATACGGAGATGTGGATCATGACGGCGTCATAGATGAAAACGATAAGACCCAGTTAATTCAGGCCATACATCAGGAAAATACGGAATCCGCATATGACTTAAATCAGGACCAGAAAGTGGATTTAGTGGATTTACAATGGTTTTCTTACAGCTATGGCTATGAGAAAACAGAAGCTTATGTGACAAGAAGCTATCTTCTGGATGAAATAGCGGCTAACGTAGGCGCTTCCACCCAGGTGGCAGAGGGAAGTGTTGAGAGCATTTTAGGTGATGGCGGAAGTGTTTCCCTGAAGCCTGCAAACGATGAAGAAATCTCAGCAGAAAATCCTGTGGAATTACAGCTTGATCTGGAAAAACGTTCTGATATACTGGCAGGCGCTCTGGTGCTGACTCCGCCAAGAGATTCCGCCAATATCATCCAGGCAGGAACAGTGACGGTGGAGTATGAAGACGAGAACGGGCAGCCTCAAACCATTGAAGTTCCCATAAGCAGCGCAGCTATGTTTGCCCTCACGGCGGCACAGGCAGTCATGGAACCGGACGGCACCATTATCGTCAATCTGGGAAAACAGGTTGCTGTTAAAAAGGTAGTCATCAAGGTGACAGATACCGGAGGGAGCAAGCTGGCGGATATCTCCAAAGTTGAATTCCTCAACGGAATGGAGGACAGGATTCCTGCTCCGGTCATGAATATTCCTGACCAGGTAAAAGCAGAGCCGGGGGATAAGAAATTCACTGTGACCTGGAACGCACAGACCAATGTGGCGGGATATGAAGTTATGGTGAAAAAGGACGGGAAAAGCAAGGTCTACCCCACAGCAGAGAACAGTATCCTTATCACAAGCTTTGGCACAGAAAAAATGAAAAACAATGAGGAATACACCGTTCAGGTCCGCTCCGTGAACGGGGACTGGAGCAGTGCGTATTCAGAAGCAGTGACTGTGATCCCGAAACCTTCAAAAGCTCCTGACGCGCCGGAAAATGTGAATATTGCCGGAGGCTACAGAAAGCTGGATATCACCTGGAAGCAGATGGAAGATACAGATTCCTACACACTCTACTACAGGGAAAAAGGGACAGAAGCGTTTGAAAAGAAAGAAGAGATCAAGCAGAATAAATATCAGCTTACTGATTTAAAAGACAGCACCACATATGAGATTTGTCTTACGGGAACAAATGAAATGGGAACCAGCGGCAAGTCAAAGATCTATGCAGGTGAGACAACGGATATTAATCCTGCGGTTACCTCCAATTACAAACTGATCAATACGCCTTTGGAGGGCGGGGGACTCACCGCGCATATTACATCCATTGACTATCCTTCGGCAAAGCCTGAGACAGATGCAGCGGTTGCAGATAATGATTACACCACTTCCTGGAGTCTGAACTCCTGGGATGCGGGCGGTTTTAATGCAGGAAAGCCGTCCCCCATCATTACCTTTGACCAGAGCTATGAGATGGACAGGCTGGTGGTAGTGCCGGATGAAAAACAGCAGTATGCCTATGGCTATGCGAAGACAAAATATTGGGATGAAAACGGCACTGAGAAAATGATCGACGGCCATTTCACCCAGAAAAAGAGCGTGAACGGAAAAGTATATTATGAATTTAATTATTCCCAGCCATTTAAGGCAAAACGAATCCAGATAAACTTTGCCATGGCATGGGCGCCCTCAGACGGAAGGGTTTCCATAGCGGAGATGAAGTTCTACTATTATGACAGTCTGGAAAAAGAGGTGGACGGTTTGTTTGCGGACACCATGCACGTGGAACTCCGGGAGGATGTAACGGCCGCTGTCATTGAGGAATTGGAAAAAAGAGCGGACACGCCGGATGAAGTAACGGGTGATCATCATCCGAAACGAGAGCTTCTGCTTTCTGATCTGGCCTATGCAAAAGAACTTCTCAACGACAAAAATGCCGGAAGGGTTATGAAAGTAGATACCTCCGTGACCAAGAAAAAAGACGGCGCTCTGGGATTTTCCGGCGGTCTGAATGCATGGCAGCCTCTTGGCATCAGCGCCCATGCAGGGGAAGAACTGGCAGTGTATGTGGGAAGAGATGACGCGGATCTGGGTGCCAATACAAACCTGAACCTGGTTGCCACACAGTACCATGCGGAGTCAGGAAACTGGAGCAAGGTGGTCGTGCAGAATCTAAAGAACGGCAAAAATGAAGTGACGATCCCTCAGATAGGAAGCTTAAACACAGAACACGGCGGCAGTCTCTATGTGGAATTTACAGGAAATAATGACGCGCTGAATATGAGCGTGCGTGTAAGCGGAGGACAGGAGATACCCAAGCTTGACCTGTCAGGCGCAGCAGATGAGACGGAGGCCAAGGACGCTGTAAGGGCTTATGTGGAAAAACTCAATACATATGTTCCTGAGATCGCAGAGCTGCACAAGAAACTGCACGAAGGCAAGAAAGAGAGCGGCTGTGACTACAGCTATGACAAACAGAACTGTATTCTGGGGGCAACGGACATTGTGCTGAACCAGATGATGTATTCCGTTTCAGCGGAACAGATACTGAACGGTATTAACAGCAGACTGAAAAGCCAGGGAAAAGACATCACCCCGGATAATCAGACAGAAGTATTATACGAATCCTGCCAGGCCATGGAACAGATGGTGACACTGTTTTATCAGCATAAAGGCCTGGGAGATTATCATGGCGACAAGACACTGACCGCACAGTATGGCAGCAAAAACAGCCTGCCGTCCAGCCGTCTGAATATACGATATATGAGAATGTTTTCCGGTGCCTTTATGTATGCCGGCGGACTTCATATCGGGATCGAGTGGGGCAGTATTGCCGGGCTTGCGCGCAGCGTGCCGGTGCAGAGTGACAACGGCAGGTATGTGAGCGGACAGTTGTTTGGATGGGGAATCGCCCATGAAATAGGCCATATTATCAATCAGCCTTCTTATGCCATTGCTGAGATAACCAATAACTATTATTCCATTCTGGCGCAGGCAAAGGAAACAAATGATTCTGTGCGGTATAAATATGAGGATGTATATAAAAAAGTCACCTCAGGTACAAAAGGCCGCGCGGAAAATGTATTCACAAGCCTTGCAATGTACTGGCAGCTCCATTTGGCATATGATGACGGATATAATTATAAGACCTATGAAAATTATGAGGAACAGTTTAACAGCCTTTTCTTCGCAAGAGTGGATGCTTATGCAAGGAATACAGCCATTGCGCCGGCTCCGGACGGAATCGCGCTGACGATTCCGAAAGATACAGACAATACCCTGATACGTCTTTCCTGTGCAGCTGCCGAAAAAAACTTACTGGAGTTCTTTGAACAGTGGGGCATGACACCGGATGAGGATACCATTGCTTACGCATCGCAGTTTGAAGCAGAGACAAGAAGGATCAGCTATATTACAGATGAAGCGAGAGCGTACCGCATTGAGGGCGGAGAAAGTACAGCAGCCCAGGCAGCGGTGAGTGCCGCCCTGGCATATGTGCCGAATTCCAATCAGGTAACCATCACCCTAGCCAATGATGCGGCTGATCAAAATTCCATGCTGGGGTATGAAATATACAGAAACGGCCAGGTGATCGGATTTGCGGAGGCGAATGACGGTATTGTGACATATACGGACACCATCGCATCTATGAACAACAGAGTATTTACTTATGAAGTGGTGGGGTATGATAAACTGCTGCAGCAGACAGAGAAGGTTACGGCAGATACTGTGAAAATTTCCAATGACGGAAGTGTGGCAAAGGATGGATGGAAGATTACCACAAATATGACATCCTCCAGTGACCAGCATGAGGAAGGAAATGAAGATAACCCTGAGGGAAGCACCGTGTCGGGAATCGGCAGCATTTGCAACAATGACTACACAGATGTGTATACCGGAGAGGCGAAATCACCGGAACTTGTCATCAGCTTTGGCAGAACCCTTCAGGCTGCCGCATTCAAGATCACAGCCGCTGACACGAAAACCGCTGTCAAAAATTTTGACGCCTATATCAGCCAGGATGGAAAACAGTGGACACCTGTAAAAACAGGAAGCTTGGCATATTCGGAAAATACGGCTGTCTCCTATTTTAACAAAGAAGGGGATTCCTGGATGTATACCTATGACGCGGCGTATTTGAAGCTGAAGATCAAGGGGCAGAGCACAGTATCTTTGTCTGAGATAGATATTTTAGGACCTACGGGAGATAATGTGGAGCTGCTTGAAAATGGTATGGGCATTCTGGATGAAGATTACAGCTATGATGAAAACGGAGGCAGGATACCTGCAGGTTCCCTGATCTTCACAGGGGAATATAAAGGAAATCCGTCCTACAATGTAGTGAAACTGTATGACCAGGACGGAAATATCCTGGATGGTTCCCAGTTGATCTTCGCGGAGGTTCCGGCTGAAGGAGAATTAGGAGAAGTTTCATCCGGTACATGGATTTACTATATGGAGCCGGATCAGATTCCAGCCGGCGTGACCAGTGTCAGGGCGGAATTATATCGGGTGGATGATGCCCATACAAATGAAGGGGAGCGTCTCGTAAGTGACACGCTTCCAATGGATGTGCCGAATCCGCTGCCGCCGATCCATTTGACAGACAACCATGAGGAGGGGAACTGA
- the ltrA gene encoding group II intron reverse transcriptase/maturase has translation MSESKQYEIPKKVVIEAYKRVKANKGSAGIDGIDFEQFEKKLNNNLYKIWNRMSSGSYFPSPVLAVEIPKKTGGTRRLGIPTITDRIAQMAARMYVEPVVEPMFCDDSYGYRPNKSAIDAIATARKRCWRYDYVIELDVKGLFDNIDHELLMKVVARHVKEEWICLYIKRWLEIPFVTREGHVIERLSGTPQGGVISPVLANMFLHYVFDMWMERNFPQAPFERYADDGLIHCRTKEEAIFIKEKLANRLEECKLELHPIKTRIVYCKDKDRTREEELTEFDFLGYTFKAVYIMCKDGKIRHNFIASVSNSSSKSFREKIKAMEVHKRTGCKIDIIAEMLNPLIRGWMNYFGKFNPSAMKGTLQCIERRLVKWAMCKYKNFRGRRRRAEKWLYTVRQREPKLFAHWSNLYSYC, from the coding sequence ATGAGCGAGAGCAAACAATACGAAATACCAAAGAAAGTGGTTATTGAAGCTTATAAGAGAGTAAAAGCAAACAAAGGAAGTGCGGGAATTGATGGTATAGATTTTGAACAGTTTGAAAAGAAACTGAATAATAATCTATATAAGATATGGAATCGAATGAGTTCAGGAAGTTATTTTCCATCTCCGGTATTAGCGGTAGAAATACCAAAGAAAACTGGTGGAACCAGGAGATTGGGCATACCAACTATTACAGATAGAATTGCACAGATGGCTGCAAGAATGTATGTAGAACCTGTGGTAGAGCCCATGTTTTGCGATGACTCATATGGGTACAGACCAAACAAGTCTGCAATTGATGCAATAGCAACAGCAAGAAAGCGATGTTGGAGATATGATTATGTCATTGAATTAGATGTAAAAGGATTGTTCGATAACATCGATCATGAACTTCTAATGAAGGTTGTAGCAAGGCATGTAAAAGAAGAATGGATATGTCTCTATATAAAACGATGGCTAGAAATTCCGTTTGTAACAAGAGAGGGGCATGTAATTGAGAGATTGTCTGGGACACCACAAGGAGGAGTAATAAGTCCAGTTTTAGCAAACATGTTTTTGCATTATGTATTCGATATGTGGATGGAAAGAAATTTCCCACAAGCACCATTTGAAAGATATGCGGATGATGGATTAATACATTGCCGTACAAAAGAGGAAGCTATCTTCATAAAAGAAAAGTTAGCAAATAGACTTGAGGAATGTAAGCTAGAACTGCATCCTATTAAAACAAGAATAGTGTATTGTAAGGATAAGGACAGAACCAGGGAGGAAGAACTTACAGAGTTCGATTTTCTTGGTTATACATTCAAAGCAGTATACATCATGTGTAAAGATGGAAAAATCAGACATAACTTTATTGCATCTGTAAGCAACTCTTCATCTAAAAGCTTTCGAGAAAAAATAAAGGCTATGGAAGTTCATAAGAGGACAGGGTGCAAAATAGACATCATAGCAGAAATGCTGAATCCCTTAATTCGTGGTTGGATGAACTATTTTGGTAAGTTCAATCCATCGGCAATGAAGGGAACGTTACAATGTATTGAAAGAAGACTTGTGAAATGGGCTATGTGTAAGTACAAGAACTTTCGAGGTAGACGACGTAGAGCAGAGAAATGGCTCTACACCGTGAGACAGCGAGAGCCAAAACTGTTTGCTCACTGGAGCAATTTATATTCGTATTGTTGA
- a CDS encoding GntR family transcriptional regulator translates to MNILISNTSGKPIYEQITEQIKQAIMRGQLNPGESLPSMRLLAKELRISVITTKRAYEELERDGFICSQVGKGSFVADTNHELVREEQLKEIEGLLEKAVGKSKISGVELDELTEMLKMLYEEE, encoded by the coding sequence ATGAATATTCTAATCAGCAATACAAGCGGGAAACCTATCTATGAACAGATTACGGAGCAGATAAAACAAGCAATTATGAGAGGCCAGTTAAACCCCGGGGAGTCCCTTCCTTCCATGCGTCTTCTGGCAAAAGAACTCCGTATCAGCGTCATCACCACAAAGAGAGCATATGAAGAATTGGAGAGAGATGGATTTATTTGTTCTCAAGTTGGCAAGGGCAGTTTTGTAGCAGATACAAACCATGAGCTTGTGAGAGAGGAGCAGTTAAAGGAAATAGAAGGTTTATTGGAAAAGGCTGTGGGAAAAAGCAAAATCAGCGGAGTAGAATTGGATGAATTGACAGAGATGCTTAAAATGCTCTACGAGGAGGAATAA
- a CDS encoding ABC transporter ATP-binding protein gives MEAAIKIEGLVKSYEKFSLDHITMEVPKGSIVGLVGANGAGKTTLIKCILGIVKKDSGEIYVDGEKLEDKDHNWKNQVGMVLAESNFHETMNALQIGRIMENIFGQWDAGLYEKYLEEFKLEPKKLIKDYSRGMKMKLQIAVALSHKAKILIFDEATSGLDPLVRDDLLDILLEYIQDEEHTVLLSSHIISDLEKVSDYIAFIQNGKLLFVENKDDILYRYGVGKCSKEDYSTLDKEGIMRLRRGALGYEFLIRDRQEFMRSYPDLVVDAPNLEEVLLLLEKGEVVS, from the coding sequence ATGGAAGCAGCGATCAAAATTGAGGGTCTGGTGAAAAGTTATGAAAAATTCTCATTGGACCACATTACTATGGAAGTTCCAAAAGGCAGTATCGTTGGATTGGTAGGGGCCAATGGGGCAGGAAAGACTACTTTGATCAAGTGTATTCTCGGTATTGTAAAAAAAGATTCCGGTGAAATCTATGTGGACGGAGAAAAACTGGAGGATAAAGACCATAACTGGAAGAACCAGGTGGGCATGGTACTGGCGGAATCCAATTTTCATGAGACCATGAACGCTTTACAGATAGGCAGGATCATGGAGAATATTTTTGGCCAATGGGACGCCGGACTCTATGAAAAGTACCTTGAAGAATTTAAACTGGAACCTAAAAAGCTGATAAAAGATTACTCCAGGGGAATGAAAATGAAGCTGCAGATAGCAGTGGCGCTCTCCCACAAAGCGAAAATACTTATTTTTGATGAGGCGACCAGCGGACTTGATCCTCTGGTGCGTGATGATTTGCTGGATATTCTGCTGGAATATATTCAGGATGAGGAACACACTGTGCTTTTATCTTCACACATCATCAGTGATTTGGAAAAAGTCTCAGATTATATTGCGTTTATTCAGAACGGAAAACTGCTTTTTGTAGAAAATAAGGACGATATTCTTTACAGATATGGTGTAGGGAAATGTTCAAAAGAAGATTACAGCACACTGGATAAGGAGGGGATCATGCGTCTGAGAAGAGGGGCTTTGGGTTACGAATTTCTGATACGTGACAGGCAGGAATTTATGCGCAGTTACCCGGATCTGGTAGTAGATGCACCGAATCTTGAAGAAGTTCTGCTGTTGTTGGAGAAAGGGGAGGTGGTATCATGA